One window from the genome of Haladaptatus paucihalophilus DX253 encodes:
- a CDS encoding bacterio-opsin activator domain-containing protein, producing the protein MSEEREEGEKEGAEAEEERRNEGVEAEKERRTDETRLLATEKVVAAIGDGIYQLDPAGRFVSVNDATVEATGYDRAELLGEHASLLVDEPYVTRVEDEIADLLANEPGGVRAMEAPIRNADGERVPCELRFSVVLSDGEFEGTVGVVRDISWEKRRDAALRAQRDELEQLRHINAVVRSIDRAVVRADTADEIERTVCDRIADADPYRFALVARFDRELETLTVVSGAGIDEEDAERLRRMDFDASDGPAIEAIRNRSVWVVQDADRGDEWGASDSDAGRWSMAFVPFRYDDSIHGVLGVYADRPFAFEGPEREVLGELGQMVGYALSAVKTRQALVSERTIELTFRFSEDDYPFTALTKQVGGTSRFEDAVLHPDGSLLLYVSTEGSDPERVLEFFEEFEGVTHFRAITQREDECLLEVRYAGPMAFSTLANHGGIIRSAVAEEGVAHVTVDIPETGDVREVVNAMTGVFEDAELVSRQTVEQPTETRARFRDTLDDRLTERQLTALTTAYRAGYYDWPRGSTGEELAESLDIAPPTLHKHLRIAERKVLSAIFDEPERD; encoded by the coding sequence ATGAGCGAGGAGCGGGAGGAGGGGGAAAAGGAGGGAGCGGAGGCGGAAGAGGAGCGAAGAAATGAGGGAGTGGAAGCGGAAAAGGAGCGACGAACGGATGAAACCCGACTGTTGGCGACCGAGAAGGTCGTCGCCGCCATCGGGGACGGAATCTACCAACTCGACCCGGCCGGTCGCTTCGTCTCGGTCAACGACGCCACGGTCGAGGCCACCGGCTACGACCGCGCGGAACTGCTCGGCGAACACGCCTCGCTTCTCGTCGATGAACCGTACGTGACGCGGGTCGAAGACGAAATCGCGGACCTGCTGGCGAACGAACCGGGCGGGGTCCGAGCGATGGAGGCTCCGATACGAAACGCGGACGGGGAACGGGTCCCCTGTGAACTCCGGTTTTCCGTGGTGCTCTCCGACGGCGAATTCGAGGGAACCGTCGGCGTCGTCCGCGACATCTCGTGGGAAAAGCGGCGGGACGCGGCGCTGCGAGCACAGCGCGACGAACTCGAACAGCTCCGTCACATCAACGCCGTCGTTCGGAGCATCGACCGCGCCGTCGTCCGTGCGGACACCGCGGACGAGATAGAGCGAACGGTCTGTGACCGCATCGCCGACGCCGACCCCTATCGATTCGCGCTCGTGGCCCGCTTCGACCGGGAGTTGGAGACGTTGACGGTGGTGTCGGGGGCGGGTATCGACGAGGAAGACGCAGAGCGGCTCCGGCGGATGGACTTCGACGCGTCGGACGGACCGGCCATCGAGGCGATTCGAAATCGGTCGGTGTGGGTGGTACAGGACGCTGACCGCGGCGACGAGTGGGGCGCTTCGGACTCCGACGCCGGTCGCTGGTCGATGGCGTTCGTTCCGTTCCGGTACGACGATTCGATTCACGGCGTCCTCGGCGTCTACGCCGACCGTCCGTTCGCGTTCGAGGGACCCGAACGCGAGGTTCTGGGGGAACTCGGGCAGATGGTCGGTTACGCCCTCTCCGCGGTCAAAACGCGACAGGCGCTCGTCTCGGAACGGACCATCGAACTGACCTTCCGGTTCTCGGAGGACGACTATCCATTTACCGCGCTCACGAAACAGGTCGGCGGTACGTCCCGGTTCGAAGACGCCGTACTGCACCCGGACGGCTCGCTCCTGTTGTACGTCTCGACGGAGGGTAGCGACCCCGAGCGCGTCCTCGAATTCTTCGAAGAATTCGAGGGTGTCACGCACTTTCGAGCCATCACCCAGCGAGAGGACGAGTGCCTGCTGGAGGTCCGCTACGCCGGGCCGATGGCGTTTTCCACGCTCGCAAATCACGGTGGTATCATCCGTTCGGCAGTTGCGGAGGAGGGGGTCGCGCACGTCACCGTCGACATTCCGGAGACGGGGGACGTTCGAGAGGTGGTCAACGCCATGACGGGCGTGTTCGAGGACGCGGAGCTCGTCTCCCGACAGACAGTCGAACAACCGACCGAAACGCGCGCCCGCTTCCGCGATACGCTCGACGACCGTCTCACCGAACGCCAGCTGACCGCCCTCACGACCGCGTATCGGGCCGGATACTACGACTGGCCGCGCGGAAGTACCGGCGAGGAACTCGCCGAATCGCTGGACATCGCGCCTCCGACCCTGCACAAGCACCTCCGAATCGCAGAACGAAAGGTTCTCTCCGCCATCTTCGACGAGCCGGAGCGAGACTAA
- a CDS encoding acyl-CoA thioesterase → MADTATLMDSYTEMTELLLPNDTNNLGRALGGVVLHWMDICGAIAAMRFCGNQCVTASMDHVDFISPIDRGEVAVVEAFVFETGRTSIDVKVNVRAEDPRKGEERETTTSFFTFVALDENGTPTPVPNLDCPDENQQALRDSAREERLQQLQNVVDRID, encoded by the coding sequence ATGGCAGACACGGCAACCCTGATGGATTCGTACACCGAGATGACCGAACTGCTGTTGCCGAACGACACGAACAACCTCGGTCGGGCGCTCGGGGGTGTGGTGTTGCACTGGATGGACATCTGCGGGGCCATCGCTGCGATGCGATTCTGTGGGAACCAGTGCGTCACGGCGTCGATGGACCACGTGGACTTCATCTCGCCCATCGACCGCGGCGAGGTGGCCGTGGTGGAGGCGTTCGTCTTCGAAACCGGCCGGACCAGCATCGACGTGAAGGTGAACGTCCGGGCGGAAGACCCGCGGAAGGGCGAGGAACGCGAGACGACGACCTCGTTTTTCACGTTCGTCGCACTGGACGAAAACGGCACCCCGACGCCGGTCCCGAATCTCGACTGCCCGGACGAAAACCAGCAGGCGCTCCGCGATTCGGCCCGCGAGGAGCGACTCCAACAGCTCCAGAACGTGGTTGACCGAATCGACTGA
- a CDS encoding DUF4397 domain-containing protein, with amino-acid sequence MRETTRTLGVGLVALLVTLSVGFAGMGAMAEGNQSGDAQVRIAHMSPDAPPVDVLVDNETVVSNLSYGNVTDYTSLSAGEHNVTITAADDPSTVVFSDNVTFDADTNYTVAATGLISGSGDTAFEPVVYEDNFTAPDQGNASVRLVHVSPDAGPVDVTVAETNTTLFDNVSFRNATAYKQVPAGDYTLEVRPATANDSGEVLKTFNVSLSDRTVYSAFAAGYADNSSVPAGSPDRPLDLILVTDFTAAANETTTAAPATTTANETTTTMTETTTGEQTTTTTTTEQMTTTAMNETTTEQMTTTTMNETTTGEQMTTTTTAMNETTMANETTTTSK; translated from the coding sequence ATGAGGGAAACAACACGCACACTCGGAGTCGGATTGGTCGCACTGTTGGTCACACTCAGCGTCGGCTTCGCCGGCATGGGGGCGATGGCCGAAGGAAATCAGAGCGGTGACGCACAGGTCCGCATCGCGCACATGTCGCCCGATGCGCCGCCGGTTGACGTCCTCGTGGACAACGAGACGGTAGTCTCCAACCTGTCCTACGGGAACGTCACCGACTATACCAGCCTGTCGGCAGGAGAACACAACGTCACGATTACGGCCGCTGACGACCCGAGCACGGTCGTCTTCTCGGACAACGTGACGTTCGACGCCGACACGAACTACACCGTCGCGGCAACCGGCCTGATTTCCGGAAGCGGCGACACCGCCTTCGAACCGGTCGTCTACGAGGACAACTTCACCGCGCCCGACCAGGGCAACGCCTCGGTGCGCCTCGTTCACGTCTCGCCCGACGCAGGACCGGTGGACGTGACAGTCGCGGAGACCAACACCACGCTGTTCGATAACGTCTCGTTCCGCAACGCGACCGCATACAAGCAGGTCCCGGCGGGCGACTACACGCTCGAAGTTCGCCCCGCGACGGCGAACGATTCCGGCGAGGTGCTGAAGACGTTCAACGTGTCGCTCTCCGACCGCACCGTCTACTCGGCGTTCGCGGCGGGCTACGCCGACAACAGCAGCGTCCCGGCCGGAAGTCCCGATAGACCGCTCGACCTCATCCTCGTGACCGACTTCACGGCGGCCGCGAACGAGACGACGACCGCCGCCCCCGCGACGACGACGGCGAACGAGACCACCACGACGATGACCGAGACGACGACTGGCGAACAGACGACGACCACGACGACCACCGAGCAGATGACGACCACGGCGATGAACGAGACGACCACCGAGCAGATGACGACCACGACGATGAACGAAACGACGACCGGAGAACAGATGACGACGACAACGACGGCGATGAACGAAACGACGATGGCGAACGAGACCACAACGACCAGCAAGTAG
- a CDS encoding MaoC/PaaZ C-terminal domain-containing protein translates to MTATPTEGETRTFSRTFTAADVASFADLSGDRGSHHVEEEEPMVHGLLTATLPTKIGGDMDFVARTMSFEFRRPVYVGEEITCETTVESVTTRPERHEMVVSFSCTNESDAVALAGDIDGVIFRESAED, encoded by the coding sequence ATGACAGCCACGCCGACGGAAGGCGAGACGAGGACCTTCTCGCGGACGTTCACGGCCGCGGACGTTGCTTCGTTCGCCGACCTCTCGGGCGACCGCGGGAGCCACCACGTCGAGGAGGAAGAACCGATGGTACACGGCCTGTTGACGGCGACGCTCCCCACGAAAATCGGCGGCGACATGGATTTCGTCGCTCGGACGATGAGCTTTGAGTTCCGCCGCCCGGTGTACGTCGGCGAGGAGATAACGTGTGAAACCACGGTCGAGAGCGTCACCACGCGCCCCGAGCGCCACGAGATGGTGGTCTCGTTTTCCTGTACGAACGAGTCGGATGCGGTCGCCCTCGCCGGTGATATCGACGGTGTGATATTTCGGGAGTCGGCCGAGGATTAG
- a CDS encoding rhomboid family intramembrane serine protease: protein MVSPLDGWPMQLGMSLGLLVSALIVWGLDRPRGRWGTVLRRRLLFGVPWGTLVCVTGVVAVYLFVQDGWNHWYNPVTVAFASWSYLYPLGMLAGPFSHVGPSHLLGNMTSTLAVAPLAEYYFGHYPPERGETSFSSWRTNPWVRAFVLFPLGVVVIALCTGLFSWGPVIGFSGVFFAFAGFALVRYPLGTVVALSAQDVIQTLYVAFRSPQTIGEATTHFSRPWWFGIAVQGHTLGFFLGAVAGVYLLRTRDVRPSALRTWAGGVIVLVSSSLWALWWYRGMETFVLFRGLGVIFVLALATLVALAVRTTDRNAFSPKTRQVGAVLLLIPLIAMAGVAVPINLTSVQHGGQNALSGVSVRGYTVTYAEDVPNQKVSVVDVSVGGETTQVNTSGVIVVNPDREIWSREVSKGQLAYSGGATVRVGGVGWSKAVRIKRTGWSATGGGTAYQVWLRPLDGQWKRAFSSGPATASPVLAGNNVSIVAQKGRFALRLSRNNTTVGTAPMPTRNATVTVDGIRFTREKRRIMASINDTRVQVAAKEQYRN, encoded by the coding sequence ATGGTGTCGCCGCTCGACGGGTGGCCGATGCAACTCGGTATGTCGCTCGGCCTGTTGGTATCCGCGCTCATCGTCTGGGGATTGGACCGTCCGCGTGGACGGTGGGGAACGGTCCTCCGGAGGCGGTTGTTGTTCGGCGTCCCGTGGGGCACCCTCGTCTGCGTCACGGGCGTCGTCGCGGTGTACCTGTTCGTACAGGACGGCTGGAACCACTGGTACAACCCCGTCACGGTGGCGTTCGCGTCGTGGTCGTACCTCTACCCGCTCGGCATGCTCGCCGGGCCGTTCTCGCACGTCGGCCCCAGCCACCTCCTCGGCAACATGACCAGCACGCTCGCCGTCGCGCCGTTGGCGGAGTACTACTTCGGACACTACCCCCCGGAGCGGGGCGAGACCTCGTTTTCCTCGTGGCGAACGAACCCGTGGGTGAGGGCGTTCGTGTTGTTTCCCCTCGGCGTCGTCGTCATCGCGCTCTGTACGGGCCTGTTTTCGTGGGGACCGGTCATCGGGTTTTCCGGCGTCTTCTTCGCCTTCGCCGGGTTCGCCCTCGTTCGCTACCCGCTCGGAACAGTCGTCGCCCTCTCCGCCCAAGACGTGATTCAGACGCTGTACGTGGCGTTTCGGAGTCCCCAAACCATCGGCGAAGCGACGACGCACTTCTCGCGCCCGTGGTGGTTCGGCATCGCCGTGCAGGGCCACACGTTGGGATTTTTCCTCGGCGCGGTCGCGGGCGTCTACCTCCTCCGAACGCGTGACGTCCGGCCGAGCGCGCTCAGGACGTGGGCGGGCGGCGTCATCGTCCTCGTCTCGTCGTCGCTGTGGGCGTTGTGGTGGTACCGCGGGATGGAGACGTTCGTCCTCTTTCGCGGCCTCGGCGTCATCTTCGTACTCGCGCTGGCGACGCTGGTCGCGCTCGCCGTCCGCACGACCGACCGAAACGCGTTCTCCCCGAAGACTCGACAGGTAGGGGCGGTTCTGCTGTTGATTCCGCTCATCGCCATGGCGGGCGTCGCCGTTCCCATCAACCTCACGTCGGTTCAACACGGCGGTCAGAACGCGCTCTCCGGCGTGTCGGTTCGGGGATACACGGTGACGTACGCCGAGGACGTACCAAATCAGAAGGTGTCCGTCGTGGACGTGTCGGTTGGCGGCGAGACGACGCAAGTGAACACGAGCGGCGTCATCGTCGTCAACCCGGACCGGGAGATATGGTCGCGGGAGGTGTCGAAGGGACAACTCGCGTACTCCGGCGGAGCGACGGTTAGGGTCGGCGGCGTCGGCTGGTCGAAGGCGGTGCGGATAAAGCGCACCGGCTGGAGCGCCACCGGCGGCGGGACGGCGTATCAGGTGTGGCTTCGCCCGTTGGACGGCCAGTGGAAACGCGCCTTCTCGTCGGGACCGGCGACCGCGAGTCCCGTCCTCGCCGGGAACAACGTCTCCATCGTCGCGCAGAAGGGACGGTTCGCGCTTCGACTCTCGCGGAACAACACCACCGTTGGCACCGCGCCGATGCCGACGCGGAACGCGACGGTCACGGTGGACGGCATCCGGTTCACCCGCGAGAAACGCCGCATCATGGCGTCCATCAACGACACGCGGGTTCAAGTCGCCGCGAAGGAACAGTACCGCAACTAG
- a CDS encoding METTL5 family protein has product MGKRALERRLSAVTEFEDPRVELEQYPTPADLAAHLVHLADVHGDIAGETVVDLGTGTGMLAIGAATRSPVRVVGLDRDPAALRQATENERRVEPARSIDWMLGDATDAPLCPDDPVTVLMNPPFGAQRGNEHADREFLETTAAVADVSYSIHNEGSMAFVESFAADADAAVTHAFRAELPLSRQFEFQRSDRTVLDAEVFRIEWR; this is encoded by the coding sequence ATGGGGAAACGCGCGCTGGAACGACGCCTCTCCGCCGTCACCGAGTTCGAGGACCCGCGGGTCGAGTTGGAACAGTACCCGACACCGGCGGACCTCGCGGCTCACCTCGTCCACCTCGCCGACGTGCACGGCGACATCGCGGGCGAAACCGTCGTCGACCTCGGAACGGGCACCGGCATGCTCGCCATCGGCGCGGCGACGCGCTCACCCGTCCGCGTCGTCGGACTCGACCGCGACCCGGCGGCGTTGCGCCAAGCGACGGAGAACGAACGTCGGGTGGAACCTGCCCGTTCCATCGACTGGATGCTCGGCGACGCGACTGACGCACCGCTGTGTCCCGACGACCCCGTGACCGTCCTGATGAACCCGCCGTTCGGGGCACAACGGGGCAACGAACACGCGGACAGGGAGTTTCTCGAAACGACCGCCGCCGTCGCCGACGTGTCCTACTCGATTCACAACGAGGGGAGCATGGCGTTCGTCGAGTCGTTCGCTGCCGACGCGGACGCCGCGGTGACGCACGCCTTCCGCGCCGAGCTACCGCTCTCGCGGCAGTTCGAGTTCCAGCGAAGCGACCGAACGGTTCTCGACGCCGAGGTCTTCAGAATCGAGTGGCGATAG
- a CDS encoding esterase/lipase family protein, producing the protein MPRDTDDTNGRTGMSRRTMLKGTATAAVGLAGFTGSVAGFEGDDGDITGPADFPRATTRGHFDINWLYEEELTDGHTKWDYDTVGDIPGYGSATPDEVVISVHGWLVASDEAPDHFETVKTSLRNNGYTHPIIGFSYDSDTRLDQWWPATDIAERNGAKLANFITDYRARTGADVRLIGHSLGGRVVPATIKALDSLGYRDYVASATLLGGAADNDAVAVDGEYGPAIANVVEQFDNFWKSDDNVLNWAYSTGEFDAAVGEEGCEGTPPANYEDHNVDYVPDHFSYHEPGDGCMADVVGEFQ; encoded by the coding sequence ATGCCACGCGACACGGACGATACAAACGGACGGACCGGAATGAGCCGTCGAACGATGCTGAAAGGGACCGCCACCGCGGCGGTCGGGTTGGCCGGGTTCACCGGAAGCGTCGCCGGGTTCGAGGGCGACGACGGAGACATCACCGGCCCGGCGGACTTCCCCCGTGCGACGACGCGCGGTCACTTCGACATCAACTGGCTGTACGAGGAGGAGTTAACGGACGGGCACACGAAGTGGGATTACGACACCGTGGGAGACATCCCCGGCTACGGAAGCGCGACCCCCGACGAGGTGGTCATCTCGGTCCACGGATGGTTGGTCGCATCGGACGAGGCTCCGGACCACTTCGAGACGGTCAAGACCTCGCTTCGGAACAACGGTTACACCCACCCCATTATCGGGTTCAGCTACGACTCGGACACCCGCCTCGACCAGTGGTGGCCCGCGACGGACATCGCGGAGCGAAACGGCGCGAAACTGGCCAATTTCATCACCGACTACCGCGCCCGGACCGGTGCCGACGTGCGCCTCATCGGCCACTCGCTCGGCGGGCGGGTCGTTCCGGCGACCATCAAAGCGTTGGACTCGCTCGGCTACCGCGATTACGTCGCGTCGGCTACCCTGCTCGGCGGTGCCGCCGACAACGATGCCGTGGCGGTCGATGGCGAATACGGTCCCGCCATCGCCAACGTCGTCGAACAGTTCGACAATTTCTGGAAATCGGACGACAACGTGCTCAACTGGGCGTACTCGACCGGCGAATTCGACGCCGCCGTCGGCGAGGAGGGCTGTGAGGGGACGCCGCCCGCGAACTACGAGGACCACAACGTCGATTACGTCCCCGACCACTTCTCGTACCACGAACCCGGCGACGGGTGTATGGCTGACGTTGTTGGGGAGTTTCAGTGA
- the dph2 gene encoding diphthamide biosynthesis enzyme Dph2 translates to MSNESEYSEGDLRNTGMSLKHDREWDYELDRIIEAVEERDADKVGLQFPEGLKRRGPQVADDLRELLPDDVTILLSGQPCYGACDLDTYLMKRTDVFVHFGHSPMKNTDKVIYVPLFSNVDVFPIMEESLEELEVGDVGLVTTAQHMNHFEKMREWLEERGFDVHTRRGDDRLTHEGQVLGCNYASADIDADQVLYVGGGKFHPLGLAMEHPDKTVVIADPVNNVVTVADTEKFLKQRYGAVHRAMDAEKWGVIFCTKIGQGRWDVAQDILDENENAYLITMDEVTPDRLRNFDMDAFVNTGCPRITTDDGPRFHKPMLTPGEYEIAVGNEPLDSLEFDTFHGTW, encoded by the coding sequence ATGAGCAACGAAAGCGAGTACAGCGAGGGGGACCTCAGGAACACGGGGATGTCCCTCAAGCACGACCGGGAGTGGGACTACGAACTCGACCGCATCATCGAAGCGGTCGAGGAGCGCGACGCCGACAAGGTGGGGTTGCAGTTCCCCGAGGGACTCAAACGCCGCGGCCCGCAGGTGGCGGACGACCTGCGCGAACTGCTCCCCGACGACGTGACGATTCTCCTCTCCGGCCAGCCGTGCTACGGAGCCTGTGACTTGGACACCTACCTGATGAAGCGAACCGACGTGTTCGTCCACTTCGGCCACTCGCCGATGAAGAACACGGACAAGGTCATCTACGTTCCGCTGTTTTCCAACGTCGATGTCTTCCCCATCATGGAAGAATCGCTGGAGGAACTCGAAGTCGGCGACGTCGGCCTCGTGACGACCGCCCAGCACATGAACCACTTCGAGAAGATGCGCGAGTGGTTGGAAGAGCGCGGGTTCGACGTACACACCCGACGCGGCGACGACCGACTGACACACGAGGGGCAGGTCTTGGGATGTAACTACGCTTCGGCGGACATCGACGCCGACCAAGTGCTCTACGTCGGCGGCGGGAAGTTCCACCCGCTCGGCTTGGCGATGGAGCACCCCGATAAGACCGTCGTCATCGCCGACCCCGTGAACAACGTCGTCACCGTGGCGGACACCGAAAAGTTCCTCAAACAGCGCTACGGCGCGGTCCACCGCGCGATGGACGCCGAGAAGTGGGGCGTCATCTTCTGCACCAAAATCGGGCAGGGCCGCTGGGACGTCGCACAGGACATCCTCGACGAAAACGAGAACGCCTACCTCATCACGATGGACGAGGTGACGCCCGACCGACTGCGAAACTTCGACATGGACGCCTTCGTCAACACCGGCTGTCCGCGCATCACCACCGACGACGGCCCGCGCTTCCACAAACCCATGCTCACGCCCGGCGAGTACGAAATCGCCGTCGGCAACGAGCCGCTGGACTCCCTCGAATTCGACACCTTCCACGGCACGTGGTAG
- a CDS encoding YlbF family regulator, translating into MSVDTTTETAEQSDIERLATELGEAIVESPVYQRFEETKAAVEADEEAQERIKEFEQLRQEFMLARQTGEATQDDVAEVQKAQQELHSLPVMAEYLDAQDELTARLEDLNRAVSEPLAVDFGQQAGGCCQDE; encoded by the coding sequence ATGAGCGTCGACACGACGACGGAGACCGCGGAGCAGTCCGATATCGAACGGCTGGCGACGGAACTCGGTGAGGCGATCGTGGAAAGCCCCGTCTACCAGCGATTCGAGGAGACGAAGGCGGCCGTCGAAGCCGACGAGGAGGCACAGGAGCGGATCAAGGAGTTCGAACAGCTCCGACAGGAGTTCATGCTCGCGCGACAGACGGGCGAGGCGACCCAAGACGACGTGGCGGAGGTCCAGAAGGCCCAGCAGGAACTTCACTCCCTGCCGGTCATGGCGGAGTATCTCGACGCACAGGACGAACTCACGGCGCGACTGGAGGACTTGAACCGCGCCGTCTCCGAGCCGCTCGCCGTCGATTTCGGCCAGCAGGCTGGCGGTTGCTGTCAGGACGAGTAG
- a CDS encoding TspO/MBR family protein: MEIAQRSSFSLRDVPALLVCIVVCELAGIIPSFLTANDVATWYTTLQKPAFTPPSWVFGPVWTTLYLLMGIALYLVWRRGDNRFALAVFAVQLVLNAGWTLVFFGMRWPAGGLAVILALLAAIVATMVAFARIDRRATLLLVPYLCWVAFATLLNYELWRLN, encoded by the coding sequence ATGGAGATAGCACAGCGTTCGTCGTTCTCGCTCCGCGACGTGCCCGCCCTGCTCGTCTGTATCGTCGTCTGTGAACTGGCGGGGATCATCCCGTCGTTTCTGACCGCGAACGACGTGGCGACGTGGTACACGACCCTGCAAAAGCCCGCCTTCACGCCGCCGAGTTGGGTGTTCGGCCCGGTCTGGACGACGCTCTACCTGTTGATGGGTATTGCGCTCTATCTGGTCTGGCGACGGGGGGACAACCGGTTCGCGCTCGCGGTTTTCGCGGTGCAACTCGTCCTGAACGCCGGGTGGACACTCGTCTTCTTCGGCATGCGCTGGCCCGCTGGCGGACTCGCGGTCATCCTCGCCCTCCTCGCCGCCATCGTCGCAACGATGGTTGCCTTCGCCAGAATCGACCGACGGGCGACCCTCCTGCTCGTGCCGTACCTCTGCTGGGTCGCCTTCGCCACCCTGTTGAACTACGAACTCTGGCGGCTGAACTGA
- a CDS encoding EthD family reductase, with protein sequence MMKMVDLLVRKDGMTHEEFEEYWLEEHSELAKELPGLRKYVTSVSKDPEKAGYDGVLELYFDSTADMKAAFDSEKGTEVMADAAEFIDTEQGPTLILDETVQLDDLD encoded by the coding sequence ATGATGAAGATGGTCGATCTGCTGGTGCGCAAGGACGGCATGACCCACGAGGAGTTCGAGGAGTACTGGCTCGAAGAGCACTCCGAACTCGCCAAGGAACTGCCCGGCCTGAGGAAGTACGTCACCTCCGTCTCGAAGGACCCCGAGAAGGCGGGCTACGACGGCGTGCTCGAACTCTACTTCGACTCGACCGCCGACATGAAGGCCGCCTTCGACTCCGAGAAGGGAACGGAGGTCATGGCCGACGCCGCCGAGTTCATCGACACGGAACAGGGACCGACGCTCATCCTCGACGAGACGGTCCAGTTGGACGACCTCGACTAG
- a CDS encoding YbhB/YbcL family Raf kinase inhibitor-like protein, translating into MLRRRTVLVGLGGGGVALAGCAGVRRDGDGRSDRPTGTESTRTTERSDTMTEFTTPAFEDGASVPTEFTCSGNDVSPPLEIGSVPDDANSLAVVVDDPDAPSGTFTHWLLWNLLPGTTTVPKNVPRRRTVGSLDGARQGTNGFGEIGYRDPCPPTGGGPHTYRFTLYLLERELQLDAGTERDALFSAMDGNRVGRSRFTATFGRR; encoded by the coding sequence ATGCTCCGACGACGAACCGTCCTCGTGGGATTGGGTGGGGGAGGCGTCGCCCTGGCGGGGTGTGCTGGCGTTCGCCGCGACGGCGACGGCCGGAGCGACCGCCCGACGGGAACGGAATCGACGCGAACAACCGAACGGAGCGACACCATGACTGAATTCACGACACCCGCGTTCGAGGACGGTGCCAGCGTTCCGACCGAGTTCACCTGCAGCGGTAATGACGTCTCGCCGCCGCTCGAAATCGGGTCGGTGCCCGACGACGCGAACTCGCTCGCCGTCGTGGTCGACGACCCGGACGCGCCGAGCGGGACGTTCACCCACTGGTTGCTGTGGAACCTCCTGCCGGGGACGACGACGGTGCCGAAAAACGTGCCACGGCGGCGGACGGTCGGGTCGCTCGACGGCGCGCGGCAGGGAACCAACGGATTCGGCGAAATCGGCTACCGCGATCCCTGCCCGCCGACGGGCGGCGGGCCGCACACCTACCGGTTTACGCTGTACCTCCTCGAACGCGAGCTACAGCTCGACGCGGGGACAGAACGGGACGCGCTGTTCAGCGCGATGGACGGGAACCGAGTCGGCCGGTCGCGGTTCACGGCGACGTTCGGGCGACGCTAA
- a CDS encoding HEWD family protein, with protein sequence MAELNRPERRQCVECGREDSWDDSTHNWRIAGEEGRPFCIHEWDINGSHNPIRN encoded by the coding sequence ATGGCGGAACTCAACCGACCCGAACGACGGCAGTGCGTCGAGTGCGGACGCGAGGATTCGTGGGACGATTCGACGCACAACTGGCGAATCGCTGGCGAGGAAGGCAGACCCTTCTGCATCCACGAGTGGGACATCAACGGCTCGCACAACCCGATTCGGAATTGA